One region of Bradyrhizobium betae genomic DNA includes:
- a CDS encoding ATP-grasp domain-containing protein, whose amino-acid sequence MLHPVFAPDSVTTPNYSDRIGFAQLTRRAFEGGDLHPLREHLLARIAEGTAEAGEGLDLSLIAQLLGEKEAGLVIQSEVLSFHQLFRTPCAAAKPRLRVLALAADIDMGGNTPIEFLLEGSDIELLTLYVIKGVGLPETLPDHDVAIVVASDSEECRETLAVIAKAAPRWPRPLLNRPEFIGNLDRDKLYRLLAGISGLDIPVTAHATRGQLSELSQGKIACESITGELRFPMIVRPRGTHAGVGLAKIDDAAALAAYLAERQEHEFFVARFVDYASPDGLYRKYRLTVVDGKPYACHMAIADRWDIWYLNAYMAFSEEKRAEEAVWMQDFDHAFAARHKAALDEMSKRVGLDYFIVDCAENRDGELLVFEADNTAVVHNMDPPAVFPYKPPQMRKIFAAFTAMLSRHAMNGEGRAT is encoded by the coding sequence ATGCTGCATCCTGTTTTCGCGCCCGATAGCGTGACCACGCCGAACTATTCCGACCGCATCGGCTTTGCGCAATTGACGCGCCGGGCTTTCGAGGGCGGCGATCTGCATCCGTTGCGCGAGCATCTTCTGGCACGGATCGCGGAGGGAACGGCGGAGGCGGGCGAAGGCCTGGATCTGTCGCTGATTGCCCAGCTTCTGGGTGAGAAGGAGGCCGGGCTCGTGATCCAGAGCGAGGTGCTCTCCTTCCATCAATTGTTTCGTACCCCTTGCGCGGCTGCGAAACCCCGCCTGCGCGTGCTCGCGCTCGCGGCCGATATCGACATGGGTGGCAACACCCCGATCGAATTCCTGCTCGAAGGCTCCGACATCGAGCTGTTGACGCTCTATGTCATCAAGGGCGTCGGCCTTCCCGAGACATTGCCCGATCACGACGTCGCCATCGTGGTCGCCTCCGATTCCGAGGAATGCCGCGAGACACTTGCCGTCATCGCAAAGGCTGCGCCACGCTGGCCGCGGCCGCTGCTCAATCGCCCCGAGTTCATCGGCAATCTCGACCGCGACAAACTGTACCGGTTGTTGGCCGGCATCTCCGGTCTCGACATTCCCGTGACCGCCCACGCGACGCGCGGGCAATTGTCGGAACTTTCGCAAGGCAAGATCGCGTGCGAGAGCATCACGGGCGAATTGCGCTTTCCGATGATCGTCCGGCCGCGCGGTACGCATGCCGGCGTCGGACTCGCGAAGATCGACGACGCTGCGGCGCTCGCTGCGTATCTCGCCGAGCGGCAGGAGCACGAATTTTTCGTCGCGCGCTTCGTCGACTATGCGAGCCCGGACGGACTTTACCGCAAATACCGTCTCACCGTGGTCGACGGCAAACCTTACGCCTGCCACATGGCGATCGCCGACCGCTGGGACATCTGGTATCTCAACGCCTACATGGCGTTCAGCGAAGAGAAGCGCGCTGAAGAAGCCGTCTGGATGCAGGACTTCGATCACGCCTTCGCTGCACGGCATAAAGCTGCGCTCGACGAGATGAGCAAGCGCGTCGGCCTCGACTACTTCATCGTCGATTGCGCCGAGAACCGGGACGGCGAATTGCTGGTGTTCGAGGCGGACAACACCGCCGTCGTACACAACATGGACCCACCCGCCGTGTTTCCGTACAAGCCGCCGCAGATGCGCAAGATCTTCGCCGCGTTCACGGCGATGCTGTCGCGGCACGCCATGAACGGCGAGGGGAGGGCCACATGA
- a CDS encoding pyridoxal phosphate-dependent decarboxylase family protein translates to MNEIIRNAQSAVTHTSLDPQDWSEFRALAHRMLDEAIDGIANVRARPVWQPIPDAVRAAMKAEVPREASDLAEVYREFSEHVAPYATGNVHPGFMGWVHGGGTAVGMLAEMLAAGLNANLGGRDHMPIEVERQIVAWMRDLFAFPESASGIFVTGTSMANLMAVLVARTAALGALARQHGIGNDGALLTAYTSRAAHGCVSRAMDIAGLGTDALRKIDVDSDHRIDVAALRAQIATDRAVGFKPFLVVASAGTVDIGAIDDLKAIAELCREEGIWFHVDGAFGALAILSPELAPLLGGIELADSIALDFHKWGQVPYDAGFLLVRDGEQHRQAFAQPAAYLSREARGLAAGAVWPCDLGPDLSRGFRALKTWFTLKTFGTDRLGAVIARSCALAKYLEARVLAEPRLELLAPVNLNIVCFRYRADDAVNREIVADVQESGIAAPSSTTLDGKFAIRAAIVNHRTDERDIDALLATVLEFGERRSAGAVIEVEAPPLAAQ, encoded by the coding sequence ATGAACGAGATCATCCGCAACGCGCAAAGCGCCGTCACGCACACCTCGCTCGATCCGCAGGACTGGAGCGAATTTCGCGCACTCGCGCACCGCATGCTGGACGAGGCGATCGACGGCATCGCCAATGTTCGTGCGCGTCCGGTGTGGCAGCCGATCCCCGATGCTGTCAGGGCGGCGATGAAGGCCGAAGTGCCGCGCGAGGCGAGCGATCTCGCCGAGGTCTATCGCGAATTCTCAGAGCATGTCGCGCCCTATGCGACCGGCAACGTTCACCCCGGTTTCATGGGCTGGGTGCATGGCGGCGGTACCGCGGTCGGCATGCTCGCCGAAATGCTCGCAGCCGGCCTCAACGCCAATCTCGGCGGGCGCGACCACATGCCGATCGAGGTCGAGCGCCAGATCGTTGCCTGGATGCGCGATCTGTTCGCTTTCCCGGAGAGCGCCAGCGGCATCTTCGTCACGGGCACGTCGATGGCCAATCTGATGGCCGTGCTGGTGGCGCGCACGGCTGCGCTCGGCGCGCTGGCGCGGCAGCACGGCATCGGCAATGATGGCGCACTGCTCACGGCTTACACGTCGCGGGCCGCGCATGGCTGTGTCTCCAGGGCGATGGACATTGCCGGGCTCGGCACCGATGCGCTGCGCAAGATCGATGTCGATTCCGATCATCGCATCGACGTGGCCGCGCTGCGCGCGCAGATCGCCACCGATCGCGCGGTCGGATTCAAGCCGTTCCTGGTGGTCGCGTCCGCCGGCACGGTCGATATCGGCGCAATCGACGATCTCAAGGCGATCGCCGAGCTGTGCCGCGAGGAGGGGATCTGGTTTCACGTCGATGGCGCCTTCGGTGCGCTCGCGATCCTGTCGCCGGAGCTTGCGCCCCTGCTCGGCGGCATCGAGCTCGCCGATTCCATTGCGCTCGACTTCCACAAATGGGGGCAGGTGCCTTACGATGCCGGCTTCCTGCTGGTGCGCGACGGCGAGCAGCATCGGCAGGCCTTTGCGCAGCCGGCGGCGTATCTGAGCCGCGAGGCGAGGGGCCTTGCAGCCGGCGCGGTCTGGCCCTGCGATCTCGGCCCCGATCTGTCGCGCGGCTTCCGTGCGCTGAAGACCTGGTTCACGCTGAAGACGTTCGGTACCGATCGGTTGGGCGCGGTGATCGCGCGAAGCTGCGCGCTGGCAAAATATCTGGAAGCGCGCGTTCTCGCCGAGCCGCGGCTGGAGCTGCTCGCGCCGGTCAATCTCAATATCGTCTGCTTCCGTTACCGTGCCGACGATGCGGTCAATCGCGAGATCGTCGCCGATGTCCAGGAGTCCGGCATCGCGGCGCCGTCAAGCACGACGCTGGACGGCAAGTTCGCGATCCGCGCGGCCATCGTCAATCACCGCACCGACGAGAGGGACATCGACGCGCTCCTGGCTACGGTGCTGGAGTTCGGCGAACGCCGCAGCGCCGGCGCCGTGATCGAGGTCGAAGCGCCGCCGCTCGCGGCGCAGTGA
- the flbT gene encoding flagellar biosynthesis repressor FlbT — protein sequence MALKVELRPHERIIVGNCVITNTDQRARLLIDGENVPILRERDILTPETADTAAKLVYLAVQLMYISPDPQSQHGTYFNLVRDIVTAVPSAWPIIESINNHIMSGDLYRALKDARKLISYEDKLREQFEATHPKDGVAADVSSAA from the coding sequence ATGGCCCTCAAGGTCGAGCTGAGACCGCACGAACGCATCATCGTCGGTAACTGCGTAATAACCAACACCGACCAGCGCGCCCGCCTTCTGATCGACGGCGAGAACGTGCCGATCCTTCGCGAGCGTGACATCCTCACGCCGGAGACCGCCGATACGGCGGCCAAGCTCGTCTATCTGGCGGTGCAGCTCATGTACATCTCGCCCGATCCGCAGAGCCAGCACGGCACCTACTTCAACCTGGTGCGCGACATCGTCACCGCGGTGCCGAGCGCCTGGCCGATCATCGAAAGCATCAACAACCACATCATGAGCGGCGATCTCTATCGAGCCTTGAAGGACGCCCGCAAGCTGATCTCCTATGAAGACAAGCTGCGCGAGCAGTTCGAGGCGACCCATCCCAAGGACGGCGTCGCGGCCGACGTCAGCTCGGCCGCCTGA
- a CDS encoding DUF1522 domain-containing protein — MSGIVLSSSVRQNLLSLQSTADLLATTQNRLSTGKSVNSALDNPTNFFTAQSLDNRASDINNLLDGIANGVQVLQAANTGITSLQKLIDSAKSIANQALQTTVGYSTKSNVSTTISGATASDLRGTTSFASATALSNVLYDGTAGGTHAATSAITLGATQGVDTGATATAGDGSTALSAGITLIASGAATATGLVGTAQPADGDTLTVNGKTITFRAGAAPASTAVASGSGVSGNIVTDGSGNSTVFLGTSGTPAATVGDLATAIDLASGVKVAVNTAGAAVISTSAGETASDVGVTTASKVTLRSSTGADLNVTGKADLLKALGLSSAVGGGNATVNVARTTSAASLGQLIQDGSTLNVDGHVISFKNAPVPGSAGAPAIPTGFGKSGNVITDGAGNSTVYLQAGTIADVLSAIDLATGVQSASIAANGTATLSTATGQTASSINASGQLKLSTGVNADLSITGTGNALNSLGFAGNTGTATAFTAARTSGVGGITGKTLTFSSFNGGTAVNVTFGDGSNGTVKTLDQLNTKLQANNLTATIDANGLLTVSTTNDYASSTIGSSAAGGAIGGTLTSSLTFSTASSPVQDTVAQTSRANLVNQYNNILNQIDTTSQDSSFNGVNLLNGDQLKLVFDETGKSNLSITGVTYNSKGLGLAALTSGVDFIDNSATNKVLSNLNAASSTLRSEASALGSNLSVVQVRQDFNKSLINVLQTGSSNLTLADTNTEAANSQALSTRQSIAVSALSLANQSQQSVLQLLR, encoded by the coding sequence ATGTCCGGTATCGTTCTCTCCTCCTCGGTTCGTCAGAACCTGCTCTCCCTCCAGTCCACCGCTGATCTTCTCGCCACCACGCAGAACCGTCTGTCGACAGGCAAGTCGGTCAACTCGGCCCTGGACAATCCCACCAACTTCTTCACCGCGCAGTCGCTCGACAACCGCGCCAGCGACATCAACAATCTGCTCGATGGCATCGCCAACGGCGTGCAGGTGCTGCAGGCCGCCAACACCGGCATCACCTCGCTGCAGAAGCTGATCGACAGCGCGAAGTCGATCGCCAACCAGGCGCTGCAGACCACCGTCGGCTACTCCACCAAGTCCAACGTCTCCACCACCATCTCCGGTGCGACGGCTTCGGACCTGCGTGGCACGACGTCCTTCGCAAGCGCCACCGCGCTCAGCAACGTGCTGTATGACGGCACGGCAGGCGGCACTCACGCGGCAACCTCGGCGATCACTCTGGGCGCGACCCAGGGCGTTGACACCGGCGCGACCGCGACGGCTGGCGACGGCTCGACGGCTCTCTCCGCGGGCATCACCCTGATCGCGAGCGGTGCGGCGACGGCGACCGGCCTGGTCGGCACCGCCCAGCCCGCCGACGGCGACACGCTCACCGTCAACGGCAAGACCATCACCTTCCGCGCCGGCGCTGCTCCTGCCTCGACTGCTGTTGCCAGCGGCTCGGGCGTCAGCGGCAACATCGTCACGGACGGCAGCGGCAACTCGACCGTCTTCCTCGGAACCTCCGGTACCCCGGCCGCGACCGTGGGCGATCTCGCCACCGCGATCGACCTCGCCAGCGGCGTCAAGGTTGCCGTGAACACCGCCGGTGCTGCGGTCATCAGCACGAGCGCTGGTGAGACGGCATCGGATGTCGGCGTCACAACTGCCAGCAAGGTTACGCTGCGCAGCTCGACCGGTGCCGACCTCAACGTCACGGGCAAGGCGGATCTGCTGAAGGCCCTCGGCCTGAGCTCGGCCGTCGGTGGCGGCAACGCCACGGTGAACGTGGCCCGCACCACCAGCGCTGCCTCCCTCGGCCAGCTGATCCAGGACGGCTCGACGCTGAACGTGGACGGACACGTCATCAGCTTCAAGAACGCCCCGGTTCCGGGCTCTGCCGGTGCTCCGGCAATTCCGACCGGCTTCGGCAAGAGCGGCAACGTCATCACCGACGGCGCCGGCAACTCGACGGTCTATCTGCAGGCCGGCACGATCGCCGACGTCCTGAGCGCGATCGACCTTGCCACCGGCGTTCAGTCCGCCAGCATTGCCGCTAACGGCACTGCCACTCTGTCGACCGCCACCGGCCAGACGGCTTCGTCGATCAACGCGTCGGGCCAGCTCAAGCTGTCCACCGGCGTGAACGCCGACCTGTCGATCACCGGCACGGGCAATGCGCTCAACTCGCTCGGCTTCGCCGGCAACACCGGCACTGCGACCGCCTTCACCGCGGCCCGTACCTCCGGCGTCGGCGGCATCACCGGCAAGACCTTGACCTTCAGCTCCTTCAACGGCGGCACGGCGGTCAATGTCACCTTCGGCGACGGCAGCAACGGCACGGTCAAGACGCTCGACCAGCTCAACACGAAGCTTCAGGCCAACAACCTGACCGCGACGATCGACGCCAACGGCCTGCTGACGGTGTCGACCACCAACGACTACGCGTCCTCGACGATCGGGTCGAGCGCCGCGGGTGGTGCAATCGGTGGTACGCTGACGAGCTCGCTGACGTTCTCGACGGCTTCCAGCCCCGTCCAGGACACGGTTGCGCAGACGTCCCGCGCCAACCTCGTCAACCAGTACAACAACATCCTGAACCAGATCGACACGACCTCTCAGGACTCCTCGTTCAACGGCGTCAACCTGTTGAACGGCGACCAGCTCAAGCTGGTGTTCGACGAGACCGGCAAGTCCAACCTCAGCATCACCGGCGTGACCTACAACTCCAAGGGTCTGGGCCTCGCCGCTCTGACCAGCGGCGTTGACTTCATCGACAACTCCGCGACCAACAAGGTGCTGTCGAACCTCAACGCGGCCTCGAGCACGCTGCGCTCGGAAGCCTCGGCGCTCGGTTCGAACCTCTCGGTGGTGCAGGTTCGTCAGGACTTCAACAAGAGCCTGATCAACGTGCTGCAGACCGGTTCGTCCAACCTGACCCTGGCCGACACCAACACTGAAGCGGCCAACAGCCAGGCGCTGTCGACCCGTCAGTCGATCGCGGTCTCCGCGCTGTCGCTGGCCAACCAGTCGCAGCAGAGCGTGCTGCAGCTGCTCCGCTAA